The window TTTGGCAGCTCCATATCCTGACACCCTTTCATTTCCAGCCAAATTTCACCTGCATCCTGATACGAGCAGCTGCGGCTCCGGAAGCCTTATCGGGAGCCCAGCCCTGCCAACGTTGAATCCAGGCACCATCACAGCTGCGGTTTCGCCTTAGTCCATGTAACCAGCCTGAATAATCATGCGTCGGCAGTCGTGTGCTACCActgccaccaccatcatgaTGAGCAGCTGGACCGGATAGATACTCGCGCATAGCTGCTTGTGCCAAGTCGAGCCACCGGCTGCAGCGCAGTCTGTTTGCCCTCTGGCAGACCCCGACGCCGTCGACAGCAGACGTCGAAAGAGACTCCAGATCCCCCCGCCAAGTAGCGCATCGCACCCGATATTTTGCATTGATCTCAATGTCGGTAACCCAAAGGCGACCGGGTTTCCACGTTCTGCTCTCTCCGATCGCGATCGCGATCCTCGGACGCGGACGCAGCGGAGCCTTGTTGACCCTTGCCAGCGCAAATCCTTATGACAGCAGCGCCTTAGCACGGAAAAGCACGTAAGAAATGGCTCGCACGGTATACCGGCACCTCGATCAGCGTGCTGTGCCTGCCCCAGTGCCTGTAGCTGCCAGCTGCCAAAGCCGCGCACTAATGTAGGGGTTAGTGGCGCTGTGCCATGCCGAAATATTGCTCAGCTCTGACTAAGGGCAGCAAGATTTAGAGCTCATTGAAGCTTGAAAATCAATCGTATCTTGGACTTAGCCACAGCGCCGCCCATATCAGCCACAGCCGCCCGTTGATCGATCAGTGGCGCTACACCTGAAGCGGCTCGCATTTAACATGGACCACATACATTAACGTGACGCGAACAAGAAACGAGACGACGCGAATTTGCAGTAGCCATCATCCACCCACAGAGATGTCTCGTGGCAAGAAAAGGAAGCGTGGCACAGACAGCGCGTCAGACACTCAAACCTCTGCTTCATCTAAAAACTATACGCCTGTAAAAAAGGatttgttgctgctgcactaCCCTCATGTACGCACGCTGAGGCAGCATATGCTCGCAAGCCTCCCGGATACCTCAAAGGTCAGACGAAAGAAGATTTCGGCCTTGGGGACAAGCGTGGAGGCCAGCGAAATAGAAGTGCAGCTTGCCCATGTGCTCGACACTGCTTTGGTCGGTAGCAGCCAGCCAATCCCAAGATCCGACTCAGAGGAAAACACATGGCAACAATGGCTATCCTTTTCTCAGAAGGGGGATGAATCTTATGTGACTATATCTAACGGAATTGCTTCATCGATTGCTAATCAATCTGAGGTCTGTTTCTGTCTCCCCAATTGCAACCAGTGGACCAGGCGAGGCTAAATAGCCCAATTGTAGATTCTGGACTTTGTCATCTGGCTGCTCTTTTCCAGAGAGAGGACTGGATCATGGCCCAAACACCTGCTTTGTGATGGCTTCCGTAGAAGTGCCAGAGATGATCAATCCGCTCGATCAACCATCCCCGGAGTATACAGCCTCTATCCCAATTTCCATGTCAAGGCACTGAGAGAGAGGCCGTGGCCGCACCTTCTGGCTCTGCTTGGCCAGGCCGGCGAAAAAGTAATGATCAACCTGCTATCTGAGTGCTCTGTGTTCCTCAAGGTTGATTCAGGCTTAGACAACTACTTTCAGCTGACCGGTTGGTGCTAATGCTCGTGAGATCTTGAGTGTGCTCTTATTCTGATCATTGTCTGCCAGGTATTCCCTTGTCTGAGCTGGATGCTGGAATGTCAAATCTCAATTCGAAGCCCCAGATACGCAAACCAACGGAAATTACTCTTGTTCGCAGCAGGATATTCTACGCAAAGCCGGCAACTACCGCCAAAGGCCTAGTCCATGCAGGCTTCAAGCACATCCGTACGTCGATTCACTCTATACTCTCCTGCCATCTGTTTGAATACAGTTACTGAGAAATAAACAGATGCCCTTAATCGTTACCCTTATATTCGTGAGATTACAGATACCAGGGAGAATTGCCAAGATTCTCTAAATATTCGACGGCAAAACGAGGTACACACAACTAAACTTATGATGCATATGTTTCCGCGTCAATTTAACCTACACAATGTCTTCACTTCTGCAACCGATGTGAACCAAACAGCTCAGAAGTTTCATGATTATACATTTCGTGAGGATGAAATCAATAAAAGTATGAGAGCCGCTAAACGGTCAGCTGAGAGGGCATTGCCTAAATTACCCAAGCGATTAAGGGGCACAACAAGAGACCTCGTACGACGATTGCAAATTGTTCATGCGCGATGTTCTTATTTTGAACTGCTTAGATACCATTGCCCGACGTTCCTAGATGAATCTCGCGGAAATAAGAACAgggctggagatgggaaaATGTCGACAGCTTCTATCCCAACCCAGGGCCAGGCAACCCAAGCAGAATCTTTCACCAAACGACAAGCTCAGAGGCATCACGCAAATACGTCGCCACTTCCTGAATACAAATCTGTTGTGGAATTAGCATGCCCAACAGCATGTGTTTCTGCATTTTGTCAGGCTGTCCTTTCAAAGATAATCCCAGACAAATTCTGGGGCTGTGAGAAGGACTGTCATAACAAAGTCGTGTTTCTTCGCAAAGTAGACCATTTTATCAAGCTACGACGCTTCGAAATGATCTCATTGCATGAGATTGTGCAAGAATTCAAGGTATTTATAAACTCCATGAAAGAAGATAGCTGTCGCAGTACACTCATCACGAGACTTAGGTCACCGAGCTTGCTTGGCTTGAGCCCCCCGGTTGTCAAGGCCAGAAAACTAGCCAGACGGACATGGACAAACGTTACGAAATATTTCATGAGTTTCTTTATTATGTGTTTGATTCCCTTTTGATACCCCTCATTCGCAGCAATTTTTATGTCACCGAGTCCAATACCCATCGTTTCCAGGTTTTTTATTTCCGCCACGATGTCTGGAGGCTAGTCGCAGAACCCTCGATGTCGAGCCTCAAGGAAGGAATGTTTGAGGAGATCAAATTGAAGGAGGCGACGCGAATTCTAGATTCGAGGCGTCTTGGGTTCAGCCAATTGAGGCTGTTACCCAAAGGTACGAAGTTACGTCCCATTATGAATCTCAGACGCAGGCAAATGATGGACAGTAAACGCGCCAGGCTGCTTGGACCCAGTATAAACTCCCTTCTCAAGCCTATTCACGCGGCGCTCAAGCTTGAAACTGTATGTACCATGAACCCGGCCCTTTGCTATCTATTTATATgtgaataaataaaatgggCATTGGTATTTCAAACTAATCAGGAGCAGCTCATGAATCCATCTAAGCTGGGATCGGCCCTTTTTGCAGTTGGTGACATTTACGAGCGTCTTAAGGCGTTCAAAGACTCTTTGATGCGAAACAGCCATCAGACATTCTACTTTGCAAAACTGGACGTCAAGGCTGCCTTTGATACGATACCTCAGTCATCGGTTCTGAAGTTGATGAGGTCGGTTCCCAGCCAGAGTCGATATGTAATAACGAAGCATGCAGAGGTGAAACCAGGAGAGCGATTGGGCCTCACAGATGGGAAGAGCGCATCCAAACCTGTACGCCGGTGGCATTCCACGGCCATAGTTCAGGGAGAACCGACTTCGTTTCTCGATCGTCTTGAAAGCGGCTTgggaagcaagaagaaaaatacagTGTTTGTCGATAGCGCTGCCTTTCAAACTCACGACACCCGTGGCCTTCTAGCCCTTTTGTCCGAACATGTTGGGCGCAATATCGTCAAAATTGGAAAGAAGTATTATCGACAGAAGAAGGGCATCCCGCAGGGCTCCGTTTTGTCGACATTCCTATGCAATTATTTTTATGCCGATCTCGAAGCTCAGCATCTGGATTTCCTAGATGGTCCAGACAGTCTCTTACTCAGGCTTGTTGACGACTTTTTACTCATCACACtagacaaggccaaggccgttCAGTTTGTCGAGACGATGCACCAGGGGGTGCCTGACTATGGCGTTGAAGTAGGCCACGATAAGACACTCGTGAATTTTGACATGGACGTTGACGGCGAGGTCGTGAGAAAACTCTCCAAGGGAGCGAAATTTCCATACTGCGGTACATTTATCGATTGCAAAACGCTGGAAATTACAAAAGATCGAGGCTCAGGCAAAGATATTGGTACAGTCTTGTCGAGGATAATTCCTTTATGATGAAATAGTTTGAGCTTTTGCTGATCATATGCCTCTACGACAGACATATCGGCTTCCATCACTGTTGACTTTGGCCGATGCCCTGGGCAGAATTTTCAACGTAAAGTGCTCAGTTAGTGCCCACAGTTTCTATCCCACGCCGTCTCTGCAGGCTTGACTGACACAACATTGCAATACAGACTCGTTTAAATACCAATCTCACCTCATGTTTTTCGATACGGAGCATAATTCAGTCGAGACTGTCATTAGCTCTTTACACGGCGCATTCTCCGAGACTGCGCTGAAGATGTGGGCTTACATACGGTGCTTGTCCACGGCTACCCAACTTACGGCGAGCCTAATTATCAGTGAGTTTGGAAAGCAATGTAATGAGTAAGAAGTCTGTCTTGGGTGTGCTAAATGCTGTTATAGGTACGATTAAGAAAGTCGCAGACATTGCTTTCCTGATCCTCACGAGTAAATGGAGGAAGAGACGGTTCGAAAAGTATGCGTGCGAGATTCGCAAGGCACAGGTTATAGCGTAAGTTtcaaagagagacaaaggcaTGGAATATTGCTAAAAAGTATTTCTAGCACGGGGTATTCAGCCTTTTTGGACGTGCTACGTCGGCGACAGACGGGATATAGCGAGGTGATTACCTGgctgagagaagagacaacTCGACTGGCTACAGCGAGGTAGAGGccaattttataattaatacaaGATCTATCAAGTGTTTACTCCTGGTATACATTGCTCGTAATGCAACTTTAAGCGCTGGGCCTAACAAGAATGAAATATACCGTCTATGCTTTCCATATAACATATCCCAAGAGAGATTGGGGCCGATAATACACACTACTTTTATAATGCTATTCCGCTTTGCCACCACGTTTCTCCAAGATACAGCCTGGGCAAATGATCCCGATCCCAACGCCACCAATGATCCCCTTCGTTACCAAATCCTAAAAATAGAAGCGGAGATGCTGGAACCGGCTCAACAAGCCAGAGCCCCGTCGACGAACAGTCATCCATGAATAGCGGCGCCGTATAAAACAACCACGTCaaagtaaagaaaagattGACTGTCCGAGACACGAACTGCggcagccgcagcggcaTGTATAACATGACAAGCCGCGCTGTccactgctgcagcagaataCCCACCATCTgcaggaaaaagaaggccGGCGCCCTCCAGGGCTTCGTCCTAGGCGTAGAGGTGAAGCTCCCCGAAGCATGCAACAAGCCCGATTGCAGGAACGAAGCAAGCATGGTTGCGACGGCGGCCAGCTGCGTGCCCCTTTTCAAGTGGCCCTCTCGAACGAGGTACGTCGCCGGCGCGGCAAACTGCATTCGAAAAGTCTGGTGCCACCACCCTCCCCACCAGCCGGCGAGGCCACGCGCGAGGACCTGCTCAAAGGAGCCAAAAGTCGAGGCAAACTGCCACAGCGCGCCGCGGGAAGGGTAGAAGCGGCTGGCGAGCCAGTACTGGACTAGGTCGGACAGGCCGAAGACAGCCTCGATGGCGGCGTATACCCCGAGGAGGGAAAACGCTTCTCTGTACGCGAGGAGGAGCCATGAGGGAACGTTACGTAGATGCGGTGGGAGGGCGACATGGCCTGAGTGATCGGGTCCGAGAATGAAGTAAGGGTCCTTCTTCATGTACACGGATAAAAAGTCCAGGACGAAGTAGAAGCAGACGATCTTGGCGAGGCGTCCGCGGACAAATTCGCCGGTGGTTGAGGGGCGCTTATACCCGCTTCTGCTGACTTTGGGGATGGCATCTACATCCACTTGGTCTCCGTGGGAGATTTGGAGAGGAATTTGAGGCCGGGGAATGGTTGGGACAGACCAGTTCCAACCTGAATGAAACAAACTGTTAGTCAGACTATATCATCTTGGGGGGAGTCAAATACCCAAGATGTTTCATGTCGCTACTCACCAGAAAATCGGAAGCAAAGTATCAAATCCGTCGCCCATGCCAGCCGCTCCAAGAAGTCTCCATCCGAAGGGTAAGGTTCCCAGACATACTCAAACTCATCCTGCCGCGTTTCGTCTTTTCCAGCCCCGTTGGTTGATATCCTTTTCCGGGCTCGAAGCTCATTTCCGCTTCCATTCACAGTCTCAGGCCCTCCACCATGGCCAGTTGACCTCGTTTCGGTGTGcatctcaccaccaccggccACTTTCATCCGGCCGTCATCAGCCTCATTCTTCTTGACCCTCCGCACCACCCTGGCAGCGTCAAATTGCGGCCTCGTCCAGATGAGCAGGTTCATGCTCAGCATGGTGCCCCACGTCGACGCCAGGCCAGCTGCATACGCACACGCCGTATTGGCGCTCGACGTGTATGCCAAGTGATAGACGTTGGACCAGATAATCACGGCCATGGCCGGCCACCTCGTGTGGTAGAACCAGGTCCGACGCTTATGCGGGACGGCCAGCCACAGCGCGGGCACGACAAACGGGGCCAGCAAGCAGAAGGGTATCAGCAGAGGCTTTGCGCGGCCGTCGGCGACGGCGAGTCTGAAGGCGTCGGCGTAGGCCGTCCGTACGGCGTAGGCGAGTCCGGGTGTGGGCATTTCGACGAGGTTGCTGAGATCGGGCGCTCGGCGCGAAGAGAGCAACGATGCTTGTGAGAGCACATCCATGGCGGCAGCTGGGTGGCCGTATTTATCGATGCCTGCCGTTtcgatttcctcttcttttctcccttccTGCCCTTTTCGATTGTGTGGTCAACCGCAGTCCAAGTTGAGGACTGTCTCCCAGTCAGCCGATATGCATTCGCCTGGACTTGGATCATGACGCACAAGAAGCACGAGTCTCAGTCCAATGCCACATGTGAGTAAGACTTTAGGCGGACCCGCGCTTGTGAATAGTATCTGCCTGTACAAGCAACAGGTCTGCCTAAGCCATGCGCCGCGTTTAGGGTGAGACAAGGAGAGACAAAGGCGGTCTGGTGACGCTTGACGCTCCAAAATGCTCGTGGCGTTTCGTTTATTAGGGCCATCACACAGAGAATTGACAAGTCGCCCTACGGAGGATATCCAGCCTATCGGGAGGAGATGCGACGGGCTGTAAATTAAACAACGGGGGGGCTTTACAAGGGGCGGTGGCAACGCTAGCGATGATCTCAGTGAGAAGTGATTGCTTGGTGTGATCGGTTGTGGGCGGATTTGGCTTAGCACTGTATAGCATGGTGATCCCTGCAACGAATCTTCACTTTGATCTCTTATTGCTACTTTACTGCAAATTGTACCTGCATACCCTATAATACGCTcgcattattttttttatttctactTTTGTAACTGGATATCTAATACTGCTAGGACTgtaatttttatttcattattatattagttttataatcctgctggttttttttattgtttttatgCGTTTAGATTTGCCGTGATGTCTTGTTATAGTCCTGTTGAAGACGCCTAGAAcgataaatatctttataaatCATGGCTGTTTTTAACCATGAAACAGATAATGGCATAAGAAACCTACATTACATGCATTAATTCTATATTCAGCATATAATGCTATTCCATTTTGTGTGTTCTGATAGCTCTGTGCATCTGTTCTATTTGTATCAGCACCACAAGATATTAATGGGACTACCATCAGACGGTATTCCTCATAAAAGGGAAGCTAAAACGCCAAAAAGATGGCCCGATTGGCATTTCGAACGCCGGGATTTGCACCCAGGCTGTTGGCACGGTCAGTATTGATCAGTCTGAAGGGTTGCCAGCTGCGGCACTTACTCTCTCCCTTGGGAGGGGAGCAGGTTAACTACTACCCCACGTCCGAGTTGAAAGGGGCTGTTTCTATTGTGGTATATAAGGGGGGATTCTTTAAGAGGACAGAGCACGGAGAGTGGCAGGACCAAACTGACGGCTGGCGCAGCTGACTTGTTTGTGTTGTGGAAGTGAGGCTGCTGATAGGCCGAGGCCGTGAGGGAGGGATCGGGTGGCAGCAGATGGTGGTTGCTCTcgtggggggggggggggggggggggggggcaatATGCAGAATTCCGGTGAGAATAACGCTTCGTTTACTGGATACGAAGAGCCAACGTCGTCTGTGTATCGTACGTCTGTATTGCATTGCGAAATAAAACAGGCTGTGGTGGGGGAGCTCGAGGGCATATCGATGAATTAAGAGTAGTAACAGCAGTTTAAG is drawn from Trichoderma asperellum chromosome 4, complete sequence and contains these coding sequences:
- a CDS encoding uncharacterized protein (TransMembrane:2 (i565-584o1047-1068i)), coding for MSRGKKRKRGTDSASDTQTSASSKNYTPVKKDLLLLHYPHVRTLRQHMLASLPDTSKVRRKKISALGTSVEASEIEVQLAHVLDTALVGSSQPIPRSDSEENTWQQWLSFSQKGDESYVTISNGIASSIANQSEILDFVIWLLFSRERTGSWPKHLLCDGFRRSARDDQSARSTIPGVYSLYPNFHVKALRERPWPHLLALLGQAGEKVMINLLSECSVFLKVDSGLDNYFQLTGIPLSELDAGMSNLNSKPQIRKPTEITLVRSRIFYAKPATTAKGLVHAGFKHIHALNRYPYIREITDTRENCQDSLNIRRQNEVHTTKLMMHMFPRQFNLHNVFTSATDVNQTAQKFHDYTFREDEINKSMRAAKRSAERALPKLPKRLRGTTRDLVRRLQIVHARCSYFELLRYHCPTFLDESRGNKNRAGDGKMSTASIPTQGQATQAESFTKRQAQRHHANTSPLPEYKSVVELACPTACVSAFCQAVLSKIIPDKFWGCEKDCHNKVVFLRKVDHFIKLRRFEMISLHEIVQEFKVTELAWLEPPGCQGQKTSQTDMDKRYEIFHEFLYYVFDSLLIPLIRSNFYVTESNTHRFQVFYFRHDVWRLVAEPSMSSLKEGMFEEIKLKEATRILDSRRLGFSQLRLLPKGTKLRPIMNLRRRQMMDSKRARLLGPSINSLLKPIHAALKLETLMNPSKLGSALFAVGDIYERLKAFKDSLMRNSHQTFYFAKLDVKAAFDTIPQSSVLKLMRSVPSQSRYVITKHAEVKPGERLGLTDGKSASKPVRRWHSTAIVQGEPTSFLDRLESGLGSKKKNTVFVDSAAFQTHDTRGLLALLSEHVGRNIVKIGKKYYRQKKGIPQGSVLSTFLCNYFYADLEAQHLDFLDGPDSLLLRLVDDFLLITLDKAKAVQFVETMHQGVPDYGVEVGHDKTLVNFDMDVDGEVVRKLSKGAKFPYCGTFIDCKTLEITKDRGSGKDIDISASITVDFGRCPGQNFQRKVLNSFKYQSHLMFFDTEHNSVETVISSLHGAFSETALKMWAYIRCLSTATQLTASLIISTIKKVADIAFLILTSKWRKRRFEKYACEIRKAQVIATGYSAFLDVLRRRQTGYSEVITWLREETTRLATAR
- a CDS encoding uncharacterized protein (EggNog:ENOG41~TransMembrane:8 (o53-72i84-104o110-129i287-304o340-364i428-446o466-486i498-515o)); the protein is MDVLSQASLLSSRRAPDLSNLVEMPTPGLAYAVRTAYADAFRLAVADGRAKPLLIPFCLLAPFVVPALWLAVPHKRRTWFYHTRWPAMAVIIWSNVYHLAYTSSANTACAYAAGLASTWGTMLSMNLLIWTRPQFDAARVVRRVKKNEADDGRMKVAGGGEMHTETRSTGHGGGPETVNGSGNELRARKRISTNGAGKDETRQDEFEYVWEPYPSDGDFLERLAWATDLILCFRFSGWNWSVPTIPRPQIPLQISHGDQVDVDAIPKVSRSGYKRPSTTGEFVRGRLAKIVCFYFVLDFLSVYMKKDPYFILGPDHSGHVALPPHLRNVPSWLLLAYREAFSLLGVYAAIEAVFGLSDLVQYWLASRFYPSRGALWQFASTFGSFEQVLARGLAGWWGGWWHQTFRMQFAAPATYLVREGHLKRGTQLAAVATMLASFLQSGLLHASGSFTSTPRTKPWRAPAFFFLQMVGILLQQWTARLVMLYMPLRLPQFVSRTVNLFFTLTWLFYTAPLFMDDCSSTGLWLVEPVPASPLLFLGFGNEGDHWWRWDRDHLPRLYLGETWWQSGIAL